The following are from one region of the Aspergillus luchuensis IFO 4308 DNA, chromosome 4, nearly complete sequence genome:
- a CDS encoding glycoside hydrolase family 76 protein (CAZy:GH76;~COG:G;~EggNog:ENOG410PFRH;~InterPro:IPR014480,IPR008928,IPR005198;~PFAM:PF03663;~TransMembrane:2 (n7-18c25/26o312-329i435-455o);~go_function: GO:0008496 - mannan endo-1,6-alpha-mannosidase activity [Evidence IEA];~go_process: GO:0005975 - carbohydrate metabolic process [Evidence IEA];~go_process: GO:0016052 - carbohydrate catabolic process [Evidence IEA]), with protein sequence MRLVRDCLYGGLFLNTALFSQLSHAIDIDISSTSSIKDAASKTAYGSMTWYHGNETGQIPGAFPTKWWEGSALFTSLLLYWYYTGDDTYNDEVRQGMQWQAGDCDYMPANYSSYLGNDDQMFWGLAAITAAEIEFADSSSGYSWLALAQGVYNTQVDRWDDSTCGGGLRWQIYPYEAGYAMKNSISNGGLFQLAARLARYTSNDTYADWAEKIFDWCASTPLLNNQTWNVADSTDVDNNCKTQGNNQWSYNYGVFLTGAAYMYNYTGKAKWKNAAEGLLNVTLDTFFPAKYGGNIMSEILCEPAEVCNDNEILFKGLVTGWLGLVALIMPSTSSLILPKLQGSAEAAAASCDGMGNNTCGVRWYPKKWDGWNGMEEEIAVTNVLASALYSTKQTAPVTSSTGGNSSSDPNAGTGDNTGNSGSTESKITTGDKAGASILTIAFVGMWGGMIAWMVIGG encoded by the exons ATGCGTCTCGTTCGAGATTGCCTGTATGGGGGGTTATTCCTAAACACGGCGCTTTTCTCTCAGCTCTCCCACGCCATTGATATTGATATCAGCAGTACCA GTTCCATCAAGGATGCCGCCAGTAAGACCGCCTACGGGTCCATGACCTGGTATCATGGAAACGAAACCGGTCAGATTCCCGGTGCTTTCCCTACCAAGTGGTGGGAAGGTAGTGCACTCTTCACAAGTTTGCTCCTCTATTGGTATTACACCGGAGACGATACCTACAACGACGAGGTCCGTCAGGGTATGCAATGGCAGGCGGGTGACTGCGATTACATGCCTGCCAACTACAGTAGTTACCTG GGTAACGACGATCAAATGTTCTGGGGTCTTGCCGCCATCACTGCTGCCGAGATCGAATTCGCCGACAGCTCCTCCGGATACTCCTGGCTCGCTTTGGCCCAGGGCGTTTACAACACTCAGGTCGATCGATGGGACGATTCGACATGTGGCGGTGGTCTGCGCTGGCAGATCTATCCTTATGAAGCCGGTTACGCCATGAAGAACTCCATCTCTAACGGAGGTCTGTTCCAACTCGCTGCCCGCCTGGCCCGCTACACCTCCAACGACACGTACGCCGACTGGGCAGAGAAGATTTTCGATTGGTGTGCCTCGACTCCGTTGTTAAACAACCAGACTTGGAACGTGGCCGACTCCACCGATGTCGACAATAACTGCAAAACCCAAGGAAACAATCAGTGGTCTTACAATTACGGCGTCTTCTTAACGGGAGCCGCGTACATGTACAACTAC ACCGGCAAGGCCAAATGGAAGAATGCGGCGGAGGGTCTCTTGAACGTGACGCTCGACACCTTCTTTCCGGCGAAGTATGGTGGAAACATCATGTCCGAAATTCTCTGCGAACCGGCCGAAGTGTGTAACGACAACGAAATTCTGTTCAAGGGACTCGTCACGGGATGGCTTGGGCTTGTGGCTCTGATTATGCCGTCGACGTCCAGCCTCATTCTGCCAAAACTGCAGGGGTCCGCCGAAGCTGCCGCGGCTTCCTGCGACGGAATGGGCAACAACACCTGTGGTGTGCGCTGGTATCCCAAGAAGTGGGATGGGTGGAACGGAATGGAGGAAGAAATTGCCGTCACCAACGTTCTGGCCTCCGCATTGTATAGCACGAAGCAAACAGCCCCTGTGACCTCCAGTACCGGCGGCAACAGTTCTAGTGATCCGAATGCGGGTACGGGTGACAACACCGGTAACAGCGGCAGTACCGAATCGAAGATCACCACGGGCGACAAGGCGGGTGCCTCCATCCTGACCATTGCTTTTGTGGGCATGTGGGGAGGTATGATCGCTTGGATGGTCATTGGCGGTTGA
- a CDS encoding uncharacterized protein (COG:S;~EggNog:ENOG410PU7B;~TransMembrane:7 (o12-37i49-74o94-116i128-149o180-198i205-229o249-267i)): MSSQETASRVPVVIAGYTVPIVCMVLCTGLRLFVKVLGPSEDRFHADDYLITLATILEVAYSIIMLAVGVRHGFGKHVSTIATSDLEAFLKGDYIASHLYNVGLASVKLGILALYYRLFAIQWFRRTVIGCVTFVCLWIATIEIFMGLLCRPLEAFWDVSVKGHCFNSSALSYYVNTSNMITDLVIFALPIGVIVRLCTTRSNKIALCIIFSIGFITCGISAARLAFVFAESSSDITWDGVDLGVLSGFESLGGILCANLPIIYRLFRQAAQKVTSRTGGSTSLPHPQYGRESKNFTSRSRPRRHRLSETLNEQWIQLQNGNSSNDSHLPGGPQDFAAQKVVDMETGMEVVRLSNIPNAITVKREFHQTVEGRR, translated from the exons ATGAGCTCGCAAGAGACTGCCTCGAGGGTACCTGTGGTGATAGCTGGATACACCGTTCCTATCGTCTGCATGGTGCTATGCACAGGTTTACGGCTTTTTGTGAAAGTTCTTGGTCCATCAGAGGACCGCTTTCATGCAGATGACTACCTAATTACCCTAGCCACG ATACTGGAGGTAGCGTACAGTATTATCATGCTGGCTGTCG GGGTGCGTCATGGTTTCGGTAAACATGTTTCAACTATTGCGACTAGTGACCTAGAGGCATTCTTGAAG GGAGACTATATTGCTAGCCACCTCTATAATGTCGGCCTGGCAAGTGTCAAACTCGGAATCCTCGCCTTATACTACCGCTTATTCGCTATACAGTGGTTCCGCAGGACAGTAATTGGCTGTGTTACATTCGTCTGCCTGTGGATTGCGACCATAGAGATCTTTATGGGCCTGCTCTGCCGACCACTGGAGGCGTTCTGGGATGTTAGTGTCAAAGGCCATTGCTTCAACTCCAGCGCACTGTCATACTACGTCAACACCTCCAACATGATCACGGACCTTGTCATATTTGCTCTTCCGATAGGAGTGATTGTGCGGCTCTGTACGACCCGGAGCAATAAAATTGCCctctgtattatattttcgATTGGATTCAT AACATGCGGGATAAGCGCTGCCCGTCTAGCCTTCGTCTTTGCCGAAAGCTCGTCCGACATCACCT GGGATGGCGTCGACCTCGGAGTCCTATCCGGCTTTGAATCGCTCGGGGGCATCCTCTGCGCcaacctccccatcatctacCGCCTCTTCAGACAAGCCGCACAGAAAGTCACCAGCCGAACAGGAGGCAGCACCTCCCTTCCCCACCCACAGTATGGGCGCGAGTCCAAGAATTTCACGTCACGATCGCGCCCTCGCCGACACCGTCTTAGTGAAACGCTCAATGAACAGTGGATCCAATTGCAGAACGGCAATTCGTCGAATGATAGCCATCTCCCAGGGGGACCACAGGATTTCGCTGCGCAGAAGGTGGTGGACATGgagacggggatggaggtaGTGCGGTTGAGTAATATCCCAAACGCTATTACAGTGAAGAGGGAGTTTCATCAGACGGTGGAGGGTCGTCGGTGA
- a CDS encoding Zn(II)2Cys6 transcription factor (COG:S;~EggNog:ENOG410PY53;~InterPro:IPR036864,IPR021858,IPR001138;~PFAM:PF11951;~go_function: GO:0000981 - DNA-binding transcription factor activity, RNA polymerase II-specific [Evidence IEA];~go_function: GO:0008270 - zinc ion binding [Evidence IEA];~go_process: GO:0006355 - regulation of transcription, DNA-templated [Evidence IEA]): MFISWSLNPGPPTSPDSDSSPPMTSQPRIRSRSGCLTCRRRRVKCDEAHPVCMRCQRSKNQCNYGVRLQWEDDMRAAGKCHGRTGIVARRGSLRCKESEEDDRLPSSKRIERKDQLGSDGKSALILTPPSSHSPLRAATSKSVSYSTRDTYQSQYHNWKESKVQSSNTNFRTLPWTLGVPDVDDVCLSFYESMMCPAAVTIDNEEINPLRNTVMRMVFRSELAYYSVLMTSAQYLRSIDSRFELFEMQVRQRVLKGLRQALAESCFEFEDVLLPTIFLCSSAISHSCDASWVRHLTCFQMVIKQRIRRHTKTYVPQLFMSYFSAHLVLAKSLFPIDKVLPAIELRNDPSSPVEEGTCWTSSESLSKAMKPDTLREIDVWNGMSNRMLLLINDILSLKDDVQVMYGEGFEVEERRSAIEAKIITLQRNLQDTTHLLPESLRRCHDSAEVVHRRRLLEYTGESYRLAACLLLSEASTPAFLGYTSEHSLGLDATRKQRHVDYILSLVESIVSSLDHLPISWPLWPLFVASCCSTTESEKARALAQFQAAQAKAPYENTVRAQTVVELLWQRRELYVAGERTRTGRFEWELVMEFLGWQTSFA; the protein is encoded by the exons ATGTTCATCTCGTGGTCGTTGAACCCTGGCCCTCCAACTTCCCCCGACTCAGATTCGTCGCCTCCGATGACATCCCAGCCCAGAATTCGGTCCCGCAGCGGTTGTCTTACATGTCGTCGGAGACGGGTCAAATGCGACG AAGCTCATCCAGTATGTATGCGCTGCCAACGGTCGAAGAATCAATGCAACTACGGGGTCCGCCTTCAATGGGAGGATGATATGCGGGCCGCGGGGAAATGCCATGGACGAACCGGGATCGTAGCCAGAAGGGGCTCGCTACGATGCAAAGAATCTGAAGAGGACGATCGACTTCCGTCTTCGAAGCGGATCGAACGCAAAGATCAACTTGGTAGCGACGGGAAATCCGCATTGATCCTCACTCCACCCTCTTCGCACAGCCCACTGCGGGCCGCGACGTCAAAAAGCGTTTCTTATTCAACCCGAGACACATATCAGAGTCAGTATCATAactggaaagaaagcaaggtTCAGTCATCAAATACCAATTTCCGAACCTTGCCTTGGACGCTCGGTGTAcccgatgttgatgatgtgtgCTTGTCGTTTTACGAGTCGATGATGTGCCCTGCTGCCGTTACTATCGACAACGAGGAAATCAATCCTCTTCGAAATACAGTAATGCGCATGGTATTTCGGTCTGAATTGGCATATTATTCTGTTCTCATGACCAGCGCGCAGTACTTGAGATCAATCGATAGTCGCTTTGAACTATTTGAAATGCAGGTCCGGCAAAGGGTACTCAAAGGCTTGCGTCAAGCGTTAGCGGAAAGTTGTTTTGAGTTTGAAGACGTGCTGCTGCCGACTATATTTCTCTGCTCTTCGGCT ATATCCCACAGCTGTGACGCCTCTTGGGTTCGCCACCTGACATGTTTCCAGATGGTCATCAAGCAGAGGATTCGCCGCCACACAAAGACATATGTGCCGCAACTATTCATGAGTTACTTCTCGGCGCATCTGGTGCTGGCAAAGTCCCTTTTCCCAATCGACAAGGTACTACCTGCTATAGAATTGCGGAACGATCCCTCGTCACCCGTAGAAGAAGGGACCTGCTGGACATCTTCAGAGTCACTGTCCAAGGCCATGAAGCCGGATACGCTTCGCGAAATTGACGTGTGGAATGGCATGAGTAACCGCATGCTCCTGCTTATTAATGATATATTGAGCCTCAAGGATGATGTGCAGGTCATGTATGGAGAAGGGTTCGAAGTCGAAGAGAGACGAAGCGCCATCGAGGCCAAAATTATCACTTTACAAAGGAATCTCCAGGACACAACACATTTGCTCCCTGAATCACTGCGACGATGTCACGATTCCGCCGAGGTTGTCCATAGGCGTCGTCTTCTTGAGTACACTGGCGAATCCTATCGTCTTGCTGCGTGCCTGCTTCTCTCAGAAGCATCCACGCCAGCTTTCCTCGGCTACACCAGTGAACACAGTCTGGGGTTGGATGCAACGCGGAAGCAGCGCCATGTCGACTATATCCTATCTCTGGTAGAATCAATAGTCTCATCGCTGGATCACCTCCCAATCTCCTGGCCTTTATGGCCACTCTTCGTTGCCTCGTGCTGCAGTACGACCGAATCTGAGAAAGCACGGGCCTTGGCACAATTCCAGGCAGCTCAGGCAAAAGCCCCGTATGAGAACACGGTACGGGCACAGACAGTTGTTGAATTACTGTGGCAGCGACGTGAGCTTTATGTGGCAGGGGAGAGAACACGAACCGGTCGGTTTGAGTGGGAGTTGGTGATGGAATTCCTGGGGTGGCAGACGAGCTTCGCCTGA
- a CDS encoding uncharacterized protein (COG:G;~EggNog:ENOG410QDHG;~InterPro:IPR020846,IPR011701,IPR036259;~PFAM:PF07690;~TransMembrane:13 (o38-56i63-83o89-106i118-136o142-162i174-193o205-225i274-298o310-331i338-355o367-387i399-419o431-452i);~go_function: GO:0022857 - transmembrane transporter activity [Evidence IEA];~go_process: GO:0055085 - transmembrane transport [Evidence IEA]) produces the protein MSASDSTNSSSPTEDEKSFAKGPSETIQHLSEREEKAIIRRIDFCLLPLMFFSYLLQYLDKTTLSYASILGLLSGTHMTTALYSWTSSAFYFGYLVASYPVSLGFLKFPLGKYLSTMMILWAIVLTCHAAASNFAGMTVLRVLLGVFESAISPGFTLVVSMWYTPSEHALRSCIWFAGNGVAAIFGGVLAYAIGHIEDRLGPWQWLFIIFGLITLVWSIFLFFVLPDSPRNARFLQPNQREPAYLRAQACQKSYQSREWKKDQFIEAWLDPKTWFLFVYNFMVSLPNGGITNFSSLVIESFGFDTFNTLLYSIPMAAVALVFLLVSAFTCNRFRGIRCYWMIITLLVSLIGILLMRQLPTEKKWGRLVGVWLVSVFGAGWPLSLSLVSSNFAGFTKKSTVTAILFIGYCVGNIAGPQLFKTNEAPKYLTAFAAILACFCIAVADVIALRVYMMWENERRNRKQGRTIEPESPKMEDAVQAYSGHNESGDITDWQNENYRYCL, from the exons ATGTCCGCCTCGGACAGTACcaactcctcttctccaacggAGGACGAGAAGAGCTTTGCTAAGGGCCCCAGTGAGACTATCCAACATCTTtcagagagggaggagaaggccatcaTTCGCCGCATTGATTTTTGCCTTCTTCCATTGATGTTTTTTTCATACTTGCTGCAGTATCTTGACAAGACCACCTTGTCGTATGCATCGATCCTGGGCCTTCTGAGTGGCACG CACATGACCACAGCTCTTTACTCATGGACCTCGAGTGCCTTTTATTTCGGTTACCTAGTCGCATCCTACCCTGTATCCCTGGGTTTTCTAAAATTTCCGCTCGGCAAATACCTTTCTACTATGAT GATTCTATGGGCTATCGTCTTGACATGCCACGCAGCAGCTTCCAACTTTGCAGGGATGACCGTCCTACGTGTACTTTTGGGAGTCTTTGAAAGCGCCATAAGCCCCGGGTTCACCTTGGTCGTGAGTATGTGGTATACGCCATCAGAGCACGCTCTGCGCAGCTGCATCTGGTTCGCAGGCAACGGCGTTGCTGCAATCTTCGGAGGCGTTCTCGCCTACGCCATCGGTCACATTGAAGACAGATTGGGGCCGTGGCAATGGCTCTTCATCATTTTTGGACTGATCACCCTGGTATGGTCGATATTCCTGTTCTTCGTCCTGCCCGACTCCCCACGTAACGCCAGGTTCCTCCAACCGAATCAGCGCGAGCCCGCCTACCTTCGCGCGCAAGCATGTCAGAAGAGCTACCAGAGCCGCGAATGGAAGAAAGATCAGTTTATTGAAGCATGGCTTGACCCGAAAACATGGTTCTTGTTCGTCTACAATTTCATGGTCTCCCTACCGAATGGAGGCATAACAAAC TTCTCTAGCCTGGTTATCGAATCTTTCGGCTTCGATACCTTCAACACTCTCCTGTACAGCATCCCCATGGCTGCTGTGGCTCTCGTCTTTCTGCTTGTTAGTGCATTCACGTGCAATCGCTTCCGTGGTATCCGCTGCTACTGGATGATTATTACTCTTCTGGTCAGCCTCATCGGTATTCTCCTCATGCGACAGCTCCCTACCGAGAAGAAATGGGGTCGGTTGGTAGGGGTCTGGCTCGTCAGTGTCTTTGGTGCCGGATGGCCTCTTAGTCTTAGTCTGGTCTCAAGCAACTTTGCCGGATTCACCAAGAAAAGTACCGTGACAGCTATACTTTTCATTGGGTACTGCGTGGGAAATATTGCCGGCCCGCAATTATTCAAGACCAACGAAGCGCCAAAGTACTTG ACAGCGTTCGCCGCTATTCTGGCCTGCTTCTGCATTGCTGTCGCGGATGTCATTGCTCTGCGAGTATACATGATGTGGGAGAATGAGCGAAGGAATCGCAAGCAGGGCCGGACCATTGAGCCCGAGTCACCAAAGATGGAGGATGCTGTCCAGGCGTATTCGGGCCACAACGAGTCAGGCGATATTACAGATTGGCAGAACGAAAATTATCGGTACTGTTTGTAG
- a CDS encoding metal-dependent hydrolase family protein (COG:Q;~EggNog:ENOG410PMC8;~InterPro:IPR006680,IPR011059,IPR032466;~MEROPS:MER0005900;~PFAM:PF01979;~go_function: GO:0016787 - hydrolase activity [Evidence IEA];~go_function: GO:0016810 - hydrolase activity, acting on carbon-nitrogen (but not peptide) bonds [Evidence IEA]): MHRPLTDSTLYRINAGILIPGRGAPIPRGAVVWKSKTILYSGPQHEVPVEYQDAVTTNVPVAMPGMWDCHIHFLGATAANMDSIVNTPQALAGARSVPDLYATIMAGFTSVREVGGYGCELAKVIDEGRIPGPTIYGAHSAISMTAGHGDVHGVNLEGLRDLCTHGLPLTIADGVPECLQAVRKQLRHGARVIKVCASGGVVSAIDDPQHQEFSFEELKAIVDEAARARRVVAAHCHGKAGIMNALRAGCRTIEHGSYLDEEAIDLMLEKGAMLVATRSVIESGLAMRDLFTPGSYQKLLEVADTHKRAYQLAVKRGVPIALGTDQFISSDNPALGYGRNGGELVYAVAAGMTPLAAVEAATANGPLTLGDQAPKSGQLREGFDADIIALTANPLENITVVSDPKNITHVWRYGKLVKSN, translated from the coding sequence ATGCATCGACCTCTGACAGACAGCACTCTCTACCGCATCAACGCGGGTATCCTAATTCCAGGAAGGGGGGCACCAATTCCTCGCGGAGCTGTGGTCTGGAAATCCAAAACAATCCTCTATTCTGGCCCGCAGCATGAAGTACCAGTCGAGTATCAGGATGCTGTTACCACAAATGTCCCCGTTGCCATGCCAGGCATGTGGGATTGCCACATTCATTTCTTAGGCGCAACGGCGGCGAACATGGATTCGATTGTGAATACGCCACAAGCATTGGCAGGGGCACGAAGTGTGCCTGACTTATATGCAACTATTATGGCGGGATTCACATCAGTCCGCGAAGTTGGAGGATACGGTTGCGAGCTGGCCAAAGTCATCGACGAGGGCCGCATTCCAGGGCCAACCATCTACGGTGCGCACAGCGCCATCAGCATGACCGCAGGCCATGGAGACGTACACGGTGTGAATCTTGAGGGCTTGCGTGACCTATGTACGCATGGCTTGCCTTTGACAATCGCAGACGGTGTGCCTGAGTGTCTGCAGGCCGTACGAAAGCAGCTGCGGCACGGGGCACGCGTCATCAAAGTCTGCGCCAGTGGTGGCGTAGTGAGCGCTATCGACGACCCGCAGCATCAAGAATTCTCGTTCGAAGAACTTAAAGCTATTGTTGACGAGGCGGCGCGGGCAAGACGCGTTGTGGCCGCTCATTGTCACGGCAAGGCAGGCATCATGAATGCTCTCCGTGCGGGTTGCCGCACGATTGAGCACGGCAGCTatctggatgaagaggctATCGACTTGATGCTAGAGAAGGGCGCTATGTTGGTGGCAACACGCAGTGTTATCGAAAGCGGACTTGCTATGCGTGATCTCTTCACGCCCGGCTCATACCAAAAATTGCTCGAGGTAGCTGATACGCATAAGAGGGCGTATCAGCTAGCAGTCAAACGTGGCGTGCCTATTGCTCTTGGTACAGATCAATTCATCAGCTCGGATAATCCCGCATTGGGATATGGGCGCAATGGTGGAGAACTGGTGTACGCGGTTGCGGCAGGCATGACACCGCTGGCTGCAGTTGAAGCTGCCACAGCCAATGGGCCGTTAACACTCGGTGACCAGGCGCCCAAGAGTGGCCAGCTGAGGGAGGGATTTGACGCAGATATCATCGCACTGACAGCAAACCCACTAGAAAATATAACAGTGGTCTCTGATCCGAAGAATATCACGCATGTATGGCGATATGGCAAACTTGTCAAATCAAATTAA